The following DNA comes from Chitinophagales bacterium.
CAAAAAAAACTCCGAATGTTTTAATATTCGGAGTTTTTTTGTTGTTATTTTCACTCAAACGGATTACTATACTCTTCGTTTGCTATAAACGTAGGGTCGTCAAGTGTTAAAAGAAAAGCTTTTAGTGCTGCTTTTTGTTGTGCATCAAGTTGTAATCCACCGTGGTCTATCTTTTTCATTAAAGGATCAATGTTTGGTGTGCGATGCAAACCTTCGCTATAAAAATCTATAACCTCATCTAAGGTAGCAAAACGCCCATCGTGCATATACGGAGCCGTGTAAGATAAATTTCTTAACGGAGGAGCTTTCATTTTTCCTAAGTCGGTGCTAACGCCATTCATTTCTCCCAAGCCTTTATCTACATATTCATTTACATTATTTATATTAGCTTGCAGTCCATTGTCATGAAAATCATTGTCGGTCATAAAAGGATAAACTCCGTGGCAATGAAAACAATCGCCATCTTCTGTTAAAAATAAATTATTTAAACCTTCTAATTCAAGTTCTGTTAAGCTCGCTTCTCCTCTTGTAAATTTGTCAAACTTAGAATCTTTAGAAATAATAATTCGCATAAAAGAAGCTATAGCCATATTAATGCTCTGTCTGCTTATTTCTTCATTTTTAAATGCACGAGCAAAAGCATTTTGATACATGGTATCGGCTTTTATTTCGTCTAAAGTAAACTCCCAAGGCACGTGTTGTTCTGCATTAATAGCATCTTCTACGGCATCTTCAAGTGTGGGTTGTCTGCCGTCCCAAAAAAAACCTTTGTCCGACCAAACTAAATTAACAATAGAAGATGAGTTTCTTGCTGTATTGTTGCCTATGTCGTTTACAGAAAGTACTTTGCCGTTGTCGGTAAAAGCATTAGCTTGTGCATGGCAAGTACCACAACTCATGGTTTTAGACTGCGATAATCTTGTTTCGTAAAATAATTTTCTACCTAAATCAACTTTTGCTTGTGTTAAAGGATTGTCAGTAGGAATTTCTGCTACGGGAAACCTATAATATTTCTCAATTACATAAGGCGTGTCATCGTATAATCCATTTGGCACAGGGTCTTTTTTACAAGCCCCCAAAACTAAAAGTATTAGTCCAATGTATAAAATTCTTGTTTTCATTACTCAATAGTTGTGGCATTAACAAAATTGTCCATCATTTTTTGAGCTAATGGCATATTGTCTGTAGTGTGCGTAGTACTTTCTGTATCAAAATCAATATTGGCAAACATGTCGTCAAAATCTACTGTAAAATTGATATTAGTA
Coding sequences within:
- a CDS encoding cytochrome-c peroxidase, yielding MKTRILYIGLILLVLGACKKDPVPNGLYDDTPYVIEKYYRFPVAEIPTDNPLTQAKVDLGRKLFYETRLSQSKTMSCGTCHAQANAFTDNGKVLSVNDIGNNTARNSSSIVNLVWSDKGFFWDGRQPTLEDAVEDAINAEQHVPWEFTLDEIKADTMYQNAFARAFKNEEISRQSINMAIASFMRIIISKDSKFDKFTRGEASLTELELEGLNNLFLTEDGDCFHCHGVYPFMTDNDFHDNGLQANINNVNEYVDKGLGEMNGVSTDLGKMKAPPLRNLSYTAPYMHDGRFATLDEVIDFYSEGLHRTPNIDPLMKKIDHGGLQLDAQQKAALKAFLLTLDDPTFIANEEYSNPFE